Proteins from a single region of Caloramator sp. E03:
- a CDS encoding L-threonine 3-dehydrogenase codes for MRKILVTGALGQIGTELVLYLREIYGNLNIIASDIAPKGPEKVLKAGPFEIVNVLDAKRINEVVEKYKPDVIIHLAAILSAVGENNPALAWNVNMYGLYNVLEVAKSNGCAVFTPSSIAAFGPSTPKDKTPQDTIQRPTTMYGVTKVAGELLCDYYFYKYGVDTRGVRFPGLISYEALPGGGTTDYAVHIYYEAVKNKKYTCYIKEGTYMDMMYMPDALNAVVTLLEANPDKLIHRNAFNITAMSFAPEDIYAEIKKIIPEFTMDYNIDPIKQKIAESWPNSLDDTAAREEWGWKPKYDLPLMTKDMIEKLSIKLK; via the coding sequence ATGAGAAAAATACTTGTAACTGGTGCTTTAGGGCAAATAGGTACTGAACTTGTACTATATCTTAGAGAAATATACGGAAATTTAAACATAATAGCAAGTGACATTGCCCCTAAAGGACCTGAAAAGGTTCTCAAAGCAGGACCTTTTGAAATCGTGAACGTACTTGATGCAAAACGAATAAATGAAGTTGTTGAAAAATATAAACCTGATGTTATTATCCACCTTGCAGCAATATTATCAGCAGTAGGAGAGAATAATCCAGCTCTTGCATGGAACGTAAATATGTATGGGCTTTATAATGTACTTGAAGTTGCTAAATCAAATGGTTGTGCAGTATTTACTCCAAGTTCAATAGCTGCCTTTGGGCCTTCAACTCCAAAAGATAAAACTCCACAGGATACTATTCAAAGACCTACAACTATGTATGGAGTAACAAAAGTAGCTGGAGAATTATTGTGTGATTATTACTTCTATAAATACGGTGTTGATACAAGAGGCGTAAGATTTCCGGGGCTTATATCCTACGAGGCCCTTCCAGGTGGAGGAACAACAGATTATGCTGTTCACATATACTATGAAGCAGTAAAAAACAAAAAATATACATGCTATATAAAAGAAGGAACATATATGGATATGATGTATATGCCAGATGCACTTAATGCTGTAGTAACCCTTTTGGAAGCTAACCCTGATAAGTTAATTCACAGAAATGCCTTTAACATTACAGCAATGAGCTTTGCACCTGAAGATATATACGCCGAAATTAAAAAGATAATACCTGAATTTACAATGGACTACAATATTGATCCTATAAAACAGAAAATTGCTGAGTCTTGGCCAAATTCCCTTGATGATACTGCCGCAAGAGAAGAATGGGGATGGAAGCCAAAGTATGACCTTCCTCTTATGACAAAGGATATGATAGAAAAACTTAGCATAAAATTAAAGTAG
- a CDS encoding RNA polymerase sigma factor, whose translation MEERELIYRCQQNDIEAFETLILSYEKKIYNLCYYMLKNMEDAKDASQEVSLKIYRSIQKFKGESKFSTWVYRITYNTCMDYIKRRKEELSFEDILNSEGHIESKVENVIENRELQHDIKNCILRLSNDFRTIIILRDISGLSYQEIADVLGIEVGTVKSRLNRARESLRNELIKCGIVRGC comes from the coding sequence ATGGAAGAGAGAGAACTTATATATAGATGCCAGCAGAACGATATAGAAGCTTTTGAAACTTTAATATTAAGCTATGAAAAAAAGATTTATAACCTGTGTTATTATATGTTGAAAAATATGGAAGATGCAAAGGATGCATCACAGGAGGTAAGCCTTAAGATATATAGATCAATTCAAAAATTTAAAGGGGAAAGCAAGTTTTCGACCTGGGTGTACAGGATTACATATAATACATGTATGGATTACATAAAGAGAAGAAAGGAAGAACTTTCCTTTGAAGATATTTTAAATTCAGAAGGTCATATAGAAAGTAAAGTTGAGAATGTAATTGAAAATAGAGAATTGCAGCATGATATTAAAAATTGCATATTAAGACTTAGCAATGATTTTAGAACTATAATTATTTTAAGGGATATAAGCGGTTTATCCTATCAGGAGATAGCAGATGTATTAGGTATTGAAGTAGGAACTGTTAAATCAAGGCTAAACAGGGCAAGGGAAAGCCTTAGAAATGAACTTATAAAATGTGGTATAGTAAGGGGGTGCTGA
- a CDS encoding aminopeptidase, which yields MGFKDYNDLKMVRKCLWKQRINDKELYYFTDEFKDFMSKVKTERETINYCIEVAKRHGFMDLDEVISTGRKLKEGDKVYKINRGKGAAFFVIGYEIMTKGFNLIAAHTDCPRLDIKPKPLYEDRGYVLLDTHYYGSIKKYQWTTLPLALHGIVIKKDGGIIEINIGEENKDPVFYISDLLIHLSEEQMQKNLLTGINGEDLNIVFGSIPSDFPVDEKVKHNILNILNEKYEINEEDLVFAELEAVPSGIARDSGLDKSMIMAYGQDDRAGVFTSFSALLKVKDSYKTNAVLLVDKEETGNFGSTGAHSKFFEQVVSEILDLTCGYNGLKLLETLKNSKMLSVDGICAYDPNYSSVFDVNNTAYLGCGVVINKYNGVKGKIETNDASPEFLNYLRSIFYENDIIWQHAEFGKVDGGGSETISYILGQYGAEAGDISLPIIGMHSPFEITSKADIYELYRACRAFFTSKK from the coding sequence ATGGGATTTAAAGATTATAATGATCTAAAAATGGTTAGAAAGTGCCTTTGGAAGCAAAGGATAAATGATAAGGAATTATATTATTTTACAGATGAATTTAAAGATTTCATGTCTAAGGTTAAAACGGAAAGGGAAACTATAAACTATTGTATAGAAGTTGCAAAGAGACATGGCTTTATGGACCTTGATGAAGTAATTTCTACGGGTAGAAAACTTAAAGAAGGAGATAAAGTTTATAAAATAAATAGGGGCAAGGGAGCCGCTTTTTTTGTAATTGGTTATGAAATCATGACTAAAGGTTTTAATCTAATTGCAGCCCATACTGATTGTCCAAGGCTTGATATAAAGCCAAAGCCTTTATATGAGGACAGAGGATATGTATTACTTGATACCCATTATTATGGCTCAATAAAAAAATATCAATGGACAACATTACCTTTAGCACTTCATGGTATTGTAATAAAAAAAGATGGGGGAATAATAGAGATAAACATTGGAGAAGAAAATAAAGACCCTGTTTTTTATATTAGCGATTTACTAATACATTTATCAGAGGAGCAGATGCAAAAGAACCTATTAACAGGTATTAATGGAGAGGATTTGAACATAGTATTTGGTAGCATACCTAGTGATTTCCCTGTTGATGAAAAAGTAAAACATAACATTTTAAATATTTTAAATGAAAAATATGAGATTAATGAAGAGGATTTAGTTTTTGCAGAACTTGAAGCAGTACCTTCAGGAATTGCAAGGGATTCAGGTCTTGATAAAAGTATGATAATGGCTTATGGACAGGATGATAGAGCAGGGGTTTTTACATCATTTAGTGCCTTGTTAAAAGTTAAGGATAGCTATAAAACAAATGCGGTACTTTTAGTGGACAAAGAAGAAACGGGCAACTTTGGAAGCACAGGTGCTCATTCTAAATTCTTTGAACAGGTTGTATCTGAAATATTAGATTTAACCTGTGGTTATAATGGATTAAAGCTTCTTGAAACATTAAAGAATTCAAAAATGCTTTCTGTCGATGGTATATGTGCTTATGATCCTAATTATAGTTCAGTGTTTGATGTAAATAATACTGCCTATCTTGGATGTGGTGTTGTAATAAATAAATATAACGGTGTTAAAGGAAAAATTGAAACTAATGATGCGAGTCCAGAATTTTTAAATTATTTAAGGAGTATTTTTTACGAAAACGATATAATATGGCAGCATGCAGAGTTTGGAAAAGTAGATGGGGGAGGAAGTGAAACTATATCCTATATACTTGGGCAATATGGTGCTGAAGCTGGAGATATTTCTTTACCGATAATTGGTATGCACTCTCCATTTGAAATTACAAGTAAGGCAGATATATACGAGCTCTACAGAGCTTGCAGAGCTTTTTTTACAAGCAAAAAGTAG
- a CDS encoding IS1634 family transposase: protein MRLQIVKSKNAASLYVVKSVYEKGNRTSKVVEKLGTYDELLKKLNGQDPIEWGKRYVEELNRKEKEEKREILVKYSPVKQINKDEQHTFNGSYLFLQKIYNELGLQNICKNISDKHKFNFNLNSILSRLIYARIIYPSSKLATYELSKKFIEQPDFELQHIYRALEVISEETDFIQSELYKNSLKVCNRNKGVLYYDCTNYFFEIEQEEGLKQYGVSKEHRPNPIVQMGLFMDGDGIPLAFCINKGNTNEQVTLKPLEQKIISEFGLSKFIICTDAGLASTANRKFNNIQNRAFITTQSIKKLKSHLKEWALDPKGWHLSDSDKVYNLNEINEEADINKIFYKERWIKEDGLEQKLIVTFSLKYRNYQRTIRGNQIERAQEVIDTNPTKLKKCNANDYKRFISKTHYTPDGEVAEKELYSINADLIAQEAMYDGFYAVCTNISDDAAAIIKINRRRWEIEESFRIMKSEFKARPVYLRRDDRIKAHFTTCFISLMIYRLLEKKLSEKYTCSDIISGLREMNFYEIKNEGYIPIYTRTDFTDDLHDKFGFRTDYQIINMKQMKKIFKDTKK from the coding sequence ATGAGATTACAAATTGTTAAATCAAAAAATGCAGCATCCTTATACGTAGTTAAATCTGTTTATGAAAAAGGCAATCGTACTTCAAAAGTAGTTGAGAAGCTTGGCACTTATGATGAACTTTTAAAAAAACTAAACGGACAAGACCCTATAGAATGGGGGAAGAGGTACGTTGAAGAGTTAAATAGAAAAGAAAAAGAAGAGAAAAGAGAAATATTAGTAAAATACTCGCCTGTTAAACAAATTAACAAAGACGAACAGCATACTTTTAATGGTAGTTACTTGTTTTTACAAAAAATATATAACGAGCTTGGGCTGCAAAATATCTGTAAAAATATTTCGGATAAACATAAATTTAATTTTAATCTAAATTCAATACTATCAAGATTAATTTATGCAAGAATTATTTATCCATCATCTAAGCTTGCTACATACGAACTATCAAAAAAATTTATTGAGCAGCCTGATTTTGAGCTTCAGCATATTTATAGAGCTTTAGAAGTAATTTCAGAAGAAACAGATTTTATTCAGTCAGAATTATATAAGAACAGTCTTAAAGTTTGCAATCGTAATAAAGGAGTTCTCTATTATGACTGCACCAACTATTTCTTTGAAATTGAACAGGAAGAAGGATTAAAACAGTATGGAGTATCGAAGGAACATAGACCCAATCCAATTGTTCAAATGGGACTTTTCATGGATGGAGACGGCATCCCCCTTGCATTTTGTATAAACAAAGGTAATACTAATGAACAAGTAACTTTAAAACCTTTAGAGCAAAAAATTATATCCGAATTTGGGCTTTCAAAATTTATCATTTGTACAGATGCAGGGCTTGCATCTACAGCTAATAGAAAATTTAATAATATACAAAATCGAGCTTTTATTACTACACAATCTATTAAAAAATTAAAATCACATTTAAAAGAATGGGCGTTAGACCCCAAAGGATGGCATCTTAGCGATTCAGACAAAGTATATAATTTAAACGAAATTAACGAAGAAGCAGATATTAATAAAATTTTTTATAAGGAACGCTGGATAAAAGAAGACGGGCTTGAACAAAAACTTATTGTAACATTTTCCTTGAAATATAGAAACTATCAAAGAACTATAAGAGGTAACCAAATAGAGAGAGCTCAAGAGGTTATTGATACCAATCCTACAAAATTGAAGAAATGTAATGCTAATGATTACAAACGCTTTATTTCAAAGACTCACTACACACCTGACGGTGAAGTAGCTGAAAAAGAATTATACAGCATTAATGCTGATTTAATAGCACAAGAGGCAATGTATGATGGTTTTTACGCAGTATGTACAAATATAAGTGATGATGCTGCCGCAATTATAAAAATTAATAGAAGGCGTTGGGAAATAGAAGAGTCCTTCCGTATTATGAAATCAGAGTTTAAGGCAAGACCAGTATATTTAAGAAGAGATGATAGAATAAAAGCGCATTTTACAACTTGTTTCATTTCCCTGATGATATATAGGCTATTAGAAAAAAAGCTTTCAGAAAAATATACGTGTAGCGATATTATATCAGGACTTAGAGAAATGAATTTTTATGAGATTAAGAATGAGGGCTATATTCCAATATATACAAGGACTGATTTTACAGATGATTTACATGACAAATTTGGCTTTAGAACGGATTATCAAATAATTAATATGAAACAAATGAAGAAAATTTTTAAAGACACGAAAAAATAA